The sequence GGCGGCCAGAGCCAGACCAAACAGGCCGAGCGATCCCGCGCCAAGCAGTACTCCGCGCGTAATGACCTTGCGGTACAGCGGTTTGTCCACAATGTTCGCCCGTTTCGTCCGCTTCGCTTTACTGCCTGGGTTGACAGCCAGAACCATGGCCGGCAGCGCGTCCGTCAGCATGTTCATTAGCAGTATTTGAATGGGAACGAGCGGAATCGGCATACCTGCGATAACTGCAACGCTAGTTACGAGAATTTCCGCGAGATTGCCGGTGAGCAGACACCCAAGCGCCTTACGGATATTGCCGATAATTGTACGGCCTTCCTTGACCCCCTCTACGATGGAGCCGAAGTGGTCTTCTTTCAATACGATATCGGCGGTCGCTTTGCTGACCTCTGTGCCTGCCTGGCCCATCGCAATCCCGACGTCAGCCCGCTTGATCGCCGGACTGTCATTCACGCCATCCCCGGTCATGGCGACGATATGCCCTTTTTTGCGGAGCATGCTGACGATGCGCAGCTTATGCTCCGGCGTCATACGGGCAAAGATGGACACCCGGTCGACAGACTGCTCAAGCTCCTCGTCGCTCATACGGTCAAGTTCGTGACCGGTGAGGACTTGACCCGGCTGGCTGCCGCCTATAATGCCGATTTGCTCGGCGATAGCGATTGCCGTGATCGGATGATCCCCGGTAATCATGATAGGCTTCACGCCGAGGGAGAGCGCTTCTTCGATGCTTTTTTGCACATCATCCTTCGGCGGGTCGATCATGCCGGCCATGCCGACGTAGATCATATCCCGCTCGTCGAGGTCTGCCTGCTGGTCATGCTCATCGGCTTCCAGCGTACGGTAGGCGAAGCCGAGCACACGCAGAGCGCTGGAAGCGAGCCGTTCGCTTTCCTTCAGGATATCCGCTCGAAGCTGCTCCGTGATCGGATAGACTTCGCCGTTCTGCTGGTACTTGCTGCAGTGGCGGAGAATCGATTCTACGGAGCCCTTGGAGAAAATATAACAGGTCTGCCCGGACGTAGTGTCCTTGCATACCACGCTCATTTTTCCCGTGCCGGAGTCAAAAGGAACCTCCCCGCCGCGATGCCAGTGGGTCAGCTGCTCCGGCTTGACCCCGCCTTTATAGGCCATTGCCAGCAGCGCGCCCTCGGTCGGATCTCCTTGCATCGACCAGGCGTCTCCTTGCTTGAACAATTTGCTGTTATTGCACAAGCAAGCGATCTGCAGGATTCGCTGCAGTTCCGGCTGCGCGGCGGAGCTTTCATTCGCCGTGGAATCGGGCAGGCCGGAGCCATTGTCAGCCCGGCTCTTTTCTAGGAAACCGCCCGCCGGGTCATATCCGCTCCCGGATACCTCCCAGGTATGGCCGATGGCGGAGACTTGCTTGACTGTCATTTCATTTTTCGTCAGTGTGCCGGTTTTGTCCGTACAGATGATCGTCGCATGGCCCAGTGTCTCAAGTGCCGACAGCTTGCGGACGAGCGCATTTTTCTTGGCCATACGGAAAATGCCCGCACTCAGCGCGATCGTGATGGTAACCGGAAGCCCCTCGGGAATGGCAGAGGCAACGAGCGTGATCGAGGTGCTCACCAACTGAGGAAGCGGAACGCCGCGCAGAAGCCCGGATACAAATACGATACTTCCGGCGATAAACGCCCATTTGATAAATTTTTTACTAATGGACGTAACCTTTTCCTGAAGCGGCGTTGTTGTTTTCTCATTGGTTTTAAGCAGCGACATCAGGTGGCCGAATTCCGTGTTCATGCCGGTTTGGACGACGACACCCAAGGCTTTGCCCCGGGAGATATCCGTCCCCATATACAGCATACAGCTGCGCTCGGACAGCGGGCAGTCTCCTTCGGCCTCGGTCTCCCGCTTCACGACAGGGACCGATTCGCCGGTTAACGCCGATTCGTTCACTTCGAGGTTCCATGCGCGAATCAGGCGAATATCGGCAGGCACCCGGTCCCCCGGCTCGAGGCAGACGATGTCGCCCGGTACCAGGTCGATGGCGCTTATGTTTTGTTCCGCACCATCACGGATGACCTTGCTGGCCGGAGGCTGAAACTGATTCAAGCTTTCCACGATCCGCTCGGCTTTTCGCTCCTGAAACGTGCCGATCGCCGCATTGGCGAGCAGCACGGCGCCCATAGCGAGGCCGTCGAATAGACCGCCCGTAAACAAGGCGAGCACTGAAGTGCCCAGCAAAATCAGCGTCGTAAACTCTTTGAACTGGCTAGCATACGAGACAATCCAGGGGGTATGCTCCTTTTCGGCCAGCCGATTCATTCCATGCCGGCCGCGCGATTCGTTCACTTGAGCCGCCGTCAAGCCGCGCTGCGCGTTAACCTGAAGCTGCTGCGTGACAGACTCCCAAGGCATACCATGCCATATGGCGGCTTCTGCTGTCGCTGCCACCTCGTTATGGGCATGGGCGGCACTGCCTGCGTTAGCGGGAAATGCTTGCTGAGCCAGCTTTTGCGTACGGGAAACAAAAATCAGCGACAGGGCGTCGTTAGCCAGATTTGCAATTGGGGCGCTCAGTACGCCAAAGGCGGCCAGCAGAGCTCCGAATATATTCCATTTCTTCGTAATTTGGAAGTGCTCATTTATCGTATTCTCCAGCTTGTGAGCGGATTGTTTGGCGTCTAGTACCCGCTCAAGCTGATCGAACGCGACGCCGGGGACGCCTGCTTCCATTAAATAACGGCTGTACTCGCCGGAAGACTCGCTCACAAGGAGCACGCGGGCTCCTTGTTCATGAAGCTTGGCGATGCGCTCCACCGCCTCACTGATCGGAGTGTCCAGCCAATCCGTTTGCACGCCGAGTTGGTCTAGGGCATCCCGGCCAATGCCGGAGCTATCCTCCAGTACGGCGGTCTGAATGCCCTGCTGCCGCGCCCGCGAGAGCAGCGTCTTCCGCCCAGGCATAAGCTGCTGACCGCGATAGATCAGTCCTTGGCTTATCCAATTCCCGCCGATTTGCTTTGCCAGGAACAGCACCTCGCAGCCTTTGTTTTCGATCCGTTTAGCCTCCAGATAATACTGCTCGAAGGCAACTCCGTGCCGCTTGCAAAAGCCAAGATTGCCGATGGCATAAGACGTATTGCTGATCAGGCCGCTAATTCCGTCTTCCTCTTCGGCGACGTGAAAAGCCGAGCGTATCGTACGGCATGTTAGCTTTGCCTTCTCAAGCACTTCCTCTTTCCATGGATGCGCGGTTTTTTTCATCAACCCTGCTGTCAGACAAATGATCTTATCCGGGTCTTCCTCATGTGACACACATTCCGTCTCCTGAATATTCGTCTGCATAAGCAGAGAGGTGTCTTCCAGCAGCAGCGTGCCGGTTTGGGCCAAATGCGCAATCGATTCTCCTTGGGGAAGACCCAAATGAGCTTCTTTGGAGTAAAGCTCCGCCTGCTGCCAGGCCGTCTTCACCGGAATCGTCGCCGGCCTTGGATTAGCGGCGAGCAGCACTGCAATGGCCCGCAAAGGACTGCGGGTAAAGAGCCAGGTGCCCGCTGCGGCGGCTAACCCCAAGCGTCCGGCACGCTCGCTGTAGGCTTGAATTTCGGGAGACAGCGGATGGGCATCCGTATCGGCCAGCCCGATTCTGCTGCGCCGCCAATTAACATACTGAAGAATGCTTGATGCACCCAGCACGATGAGATTTTCCCGGACGAGCGCTAGTCCTAACGAAGCGATGCCGAGAATCAGGTCGGGACTGAGCTTGCCTTGCTTGGCGAGACGATTAAAGCCCCTCCGCAGATATGGGTACCCGGTAACGGCAGCGACCAGCCCGGACATGTAGAAGGGAACCGGACTGGCGGCCAATGCAGACTTGCCGAATATCAACTGCTTGGTTCCAAGCGCCAGGAGTCCGCCCATCGCTATCGCGAGCGGAAGGGGGATGCCTGGCG is a genomic window of Paenibacillus durus ATCC 35681 containing:
- a CDS encoding HAD-IC family P-type ATPase, yielding MSITAHSSRVIRFLPGRIRLEFAGLLHSKPTELALRQDLALLAGVTKAEASAITGRILVVYDERQISGRQLLRQLELLESKYGGHDKKEANLQSCQGVPDNAAAECEPYAETAASLETRRLPQQSSVDANSFQNSKAVPQPPGTKLAPVYPRSASPPGIPLPLAIAMGGLLALGTKQLIFGKSALAASPVPFYMSGLVAAVTGYPYLRRGFNRLAKQGKLSPDLILGIASLGLALVRENLIVLGASSILQYVNWRRSRIGLADTDAHPLSPEIQAYSERAGRLGLAAAAGTWLFTRSPLRAIAVLLAANPRPATIPVKTAWQQAELYSKEAHLGLPQGESIAHLAQTGTLLLEDTSLLMQTNIQETECVSHEEDPDKIICLTAGLMKKTAHPWKEEVLEKAKLTCRTIRSAFHVAEEEDGISGLISNTSYAIGNLGFCKRHGVAFEQYYLEAKRIENKGCEVLFLAKQIGGNWISQGLIYRGQQLMPGRKTLLSRARQQGIQTAVLEDSSGIGRDALDQLGVQTDWLDTPISEAVERIAKLHEQGARVLLVSESSGEYSRYLMEAGVPGVAFDQLERVLDAKQSAHKLENTINEHFQITKKWNIFGALLAAFGVLSAPIANLANDALSLIFVSRTQKLAQQAFPANAGSAAHAHNEVAATAEAAIWHGMPWESVTQQLQVNAQRGLTAAQVNESRGRHGMNRLAEKEHTPWIVSYASQFKEFTTLILLGTSVLALFTGGLFDGLAMGAVLLANAAIGTFQERKAERIVESLNQFQPPASKVIRDGAEQNISAIDLVPGDIVCLEPGDRVPADIRLIRAWNLEVNESALTGESVPVVKRETEAEGDCPLSERSCMLYMGTDISRGKALGVVVQTGMNTEFGHLMSLLKTNEKTTTPLQEKVTSISKKFIKWAFIAGSIVFVSGLLRGVPLPQLVSTSITLVASAIPEGLPVTITIALSAGIFRMAKKNALVRKLSALETLGHATIICTDKTGTLTKNEMTVKQVSAIGHTWEVSGSGYDPAGGFLEKSRADNGSGLPDSTANESSAAQPELQRILQIACLCNNSKLFKQGDAWSMQGDPTEGALLAMAYKGGVKPEQLTHWHRGGEVPFDSGTGKMSVVCKDTTSGQTCYIFSKGSVESILRHCSKYQQNGEVYPITEQLRADILKESERLASSALRVLGFAYRTLEADEHDQQADLDERDMIYVGMAGMIDPPKDDVQKSIEEALSLGVKPIMITGDHPITAIAIAEQIGIIGGSQPGQVLTGHELDRMSDEELEQSVDRVSIFARMTPEHKLRIVSMLRKKGHIVAMTGDGVNDSPAIKRADVGIAMGQAGTEVSKATADIVLKEDHFGSIVEGVKEGRTIIGNIRKALGCLLTGNLAEILVTSVAVIAGMPIPLVPIQILLMNMLTDALPAMVLAVNPGSKAKRTKRANIVDKPLYRKVITRGVLLGAGSLGLFGLALAAGQPVAVAQSVAFATLVAGQLIQTFSWRQEDSEQTVGDWSKDRFLVGALSISWLALLGALYVPPLNQFFHTAPIPLHLWGPILLVAGSISWISKPILSLLESKDQTTGTAAPSYSAA